One stretch of Chryseobacterium fluminis DNA includes these proteins:
- a CDS encoding DUF7674 family protein, producing MNCLQAVQEICKVIPDIQDEFTEDKTQNPYSVIRIFTNRIKGMVRQDERKILFKSLDKMDEIYRNGDQILKNAVENIFIYSFDGLTVICNQEFRKVIFSYLSDDMQKIYFRQIYSHGI from the coding sequence ATGAATTGTTTACAAGCTGTTCAGGAAATCTGCAAGGTTATTCCCGATATTCAGGATGAATTTACGGAGGATAAAACTCAAAACCCTTATTCGGTCATCCGGATTTTTACCAACCGCATAAAAGGTATGGTCCGGCAGGACGAAAGAAAGATTCTATTTAAAAGCTTAGATAAAATGGATGAAATTTACAGAAACGGAGATCAGATATTGAAAAATGCCGTTGAAAATATTTTCATCTATTCTTTTGACGGGCTTACGGTAATCTGTAATCAGGAATTCCGGAAAGTAATATTCAGTTATCTCTCCGATGATATGCAGAAAATATATTTCAGACAGATCTACAGCCATGGAATATAA
- a CDS encoding DUF7674 family protein: MNVNRQTINQNLAVEYLKFFYPPLRNEITQLSVQNNFAGIIQATINYLKTLLQESKINIIAHHIKLMDLIYKVGDSYVKDIIENIFVRSFESFKKHTKIQHWKVLYQYMPVNFQVIYNDQQQQDKIFFGK; encoded by the coding sequence ATGAATGTCAATAGGCAAACGATTAACCAGAATCTCGCTGTAGAGTATTTAAAATTTTTCTATCCGCCATTAAGAAACGAAATTACACAATTGTCTGTCCAGAATAATTTCGCAGGAATTATTCAGGCAACCATAAATTATCTGAAAACACTTTTACAGGAATCAAAAATAAACATTATTGCCCATCACATTAAACTGATGGATCTGATTTACAAGGTAGGCGATTCCTATGTAAAAGATATTATCGAAAACATTTTCGTAAGGTCTTTTGAAAGTTTTAAAAAGCATACAAAGATTCAGCACTGGAAGGTTCTTTATCAGTATATGCCAGTCAACTTTCAGGTAATCTATAATGATCAGCAGCAACAGGATAAGATATTCTTCGGTAAATAA